In the Profundibacter amoris genome, TACCTTGTGGTGCATCCGGATCGCGGCTCGCAGGGTGGGCATATATTTGAACCCCTTGGCGGCATCCTCCAGCGGGTTGGCGGCAAATCCCCACCCCAATGCCGGCGCATCCCTGTCTTCGGGTAGCACAATATCCACCTTTGCTATCAATGATTTGGCGGCTTCGGCCAGTTCCGCGTCGCTTGATTTCGCGACCACATCCATGCCCAGATGAAACGCTTCCAGTTCGGTCATGGTCAGGTTCAGCGGCGGCAGGGTGATCGGCGCGGTCATGCTGTAGCCCAGCCCGCGTTCCCCCTCGACCGGCACGCCGGATGCGATCAGCTTGTCCATATCGCGGTAGATCGTGCGCACCGACACTTCCAGCCGCTCGGCCATGTCCTGGGCACGATGCAGCCGCCCGTCACGCAGGATCTGGATCATTTCAAAAAGGCGGTCTTTGCGGCTCATGGGGGCAAACTCGGTGACGCAGGCGCCAAGGTCAAGCACCCGCAACCGGATTTGCGTATGATTCGGTAAATTCCATCCCGCACAACTGACATAAACCTGTCAGTTGACAATATGGCGGCACAAAACCGGTAAAAAAGCCGCGATTTTCAGCGAATTTGGCCTTTGATCTTCTGATCCAAGGCAATAAACACAGGGGGTGAAATTCCAGTCCGGCCCCCGCCGGACATCCTGACATAGGAGAAGACTATGCTGAATAATATTGGCCTGCCGGGCCTTCTGTTGATCGCTGTTGTGGTGCTGGTTCTGTTCGGGCGCGGCAAAATCGCGTCCTTGATGGGCGAAGTGGGCAAAGGCATCTCGTCGTTCAAGAAAGGCGTAAGCGAAGGCAAGAAAGAGCTGGAAGATACAGCCGTTGCTGCCAAGGACGTCACGCCGGAAGACGAAAAAGAGAAAGACAAAGACGAGGCGTAATCGCCCCTTTCCTGTTTTATGTTGAGAAGGCGGATCGCATATGTTTGACATCGGCTGGACCGAATTATTGGTCATTGGCATCGTCGCGTTGATCGTGGTGGGACCAAAAGATTTGCCCGGAATGTTCCGCACCCTTGGCCGGTTCACCGGCAAGGCCAAGGCGATGGCGCGCGATTTCCAGTCAGCTATGAACGAGGCCGCGGATTCGGCAGGCGTCAAGGATGTGGCGGATGATCTGAAAAACGTAACCTCGAAAAAGGCGCTGGGGCTGGACGCGCTGGACGAAGTGGCGACCAAGTTTGAAAACTGGGATCCGATGACGCCCGAGGCACAAGCCAAAGCGGCCGAAACCAAAGCGGCCGAAAAGGCGAAAAAGGCGGCCCTTGTCAAAGAGCGCACCGAAGCCGCCAAGAAAATGCACGCTGCAACCGCAAAGGCAAAAGACGGGAAAACAGCGGCCAAACCCGCCGCCAAGCCGAAAGCAAAAGCACCAGCCAAGCCAAAGGCCAAAGCCGCTGCCAAACCCAAGGCCCCGGCCAAGCCGAAAACGGCCAAGCCTAAAGCACCAGCCAAACCCAAAGCAAAAGCCGCCAAACCCAAAGCAAAATCAGGTGACAAAGCATGACCGACGAGGTTGAAGACTCCACAGCCCCGCTGATCGAGCATCTGGCCGAGCTGCGCAATCGTATCATCTATTCAGTGATTGCCTTCATTGTGGGCATGGTGATCTGTTTTTCCTTCGGCAGCTGGATCCTTGATTTCCTGCTGACGCCGATTGAAAAGACCATGCGTGAATTGGGGGATCCCAATCCTGTGATGCAGTTCACCGCGCCGCAGGAATATTTCTTTACCCTGATCCGCATTTCCATGGTGTTCGGGCTGGGCCTGTCCTTTCCCGTGATTGCCTACCAGATGTGGCGTTTCGTGGCGCCGGGGCTGTACAAAAACGAAAAAAGTGCGTTTCTGCCGTTTATCATCGCCTCCCCCGCGCTGTTCATTCTGGGCGCGGCGTTCTCGCATTATATCGTTATCCCGATGGCGATGACGTTCTTTCTGGGCTTTGCCGATGCGTCGTCCATCTTTACGGCGTTCCAGCCTCAGGATGGTACGGTTGCCACGGATAACGGTGTGCAGATCGTGTTTCAGGGGAAAGTTAACGAAACCCTTGATATCACGCTGAAAATGATGGTGGCTTTCGGGCTGTGTTTCCAGTTGCCAGTGTTGTTGACCCTGATGGGCAAGGCCGGTCTGGTCAGCGCCAAGGGCCTGCGCGGTGTACGCAAATACGCGATTGTCGGTATTCTGGTGCTGGCCGCGATTGTTACCCCACCGGATGTGATCACCCAACTGGTCCTGTTTGTTGTGGTGTTCGGCCTTTATGAGGTTTCGATCCATCTGGTTGCCTATGTTGAACGCAAACGCGAGGCCAAACTGCGGGCCGAAGGGTTGTGGTTTGACGACGACGAAGATGAAGACGACGGCGCGGAAACCGAAGAAAACGACCCGCTGATGGACGAGTTCGACGAGGACGAAGCCGAGGAAGAGGGCTATTTCAAAGAAGACGGTAAATGAGCGGCAAGGCGCTGAAACGGATTGCGGCGGCATTGGAGCGAATCAGCCCCAAGCCCGCCAAAGCCCCCGATTTCAGCGCCGCTGACGCCTTTGTCTGGCAGGTTGATCCCGACCATCTGGAACCTGTCGCCAAGGTGAACCGCATTGCGCTGGACCTGCTGGTCGGGGTGGATCGCGCCCGCGACACGCTGCTGGTGAACACCCTGCAATTTGCCCGTGGCCTGCCCGCCAACAACGCCCTGTTGTGGGGCGCGCGCGGGATGGGGAAATCGTCACTGGTCAAGGCCATTCATGCGGCGGTTCTGGAACAGGGGCTGGCGCTGAAGATCGTCGAGGTCCAGCGCGAGGATTTACCCAGTATTGGCCGCCTGCTGGCGCTGCTGCGGGACGCGGACGACCGGTTCCTGCTGTTTTGCGATGATCTGTCGTTTTCCCATGATGACGAACATTACAAATCGCTAAAGGCGGTGCTGGATGGCGGGGTGATCGGGCGACCGGAAAATGTGGTGTTCTATGCCACCTCGAACCGGCGCCATCTGATGCCGCGCGATATGATCGAAAACGAACGGGGCTCGGCCATCAACCCGTCCGAGGCGGTCGAGGAAAAGGTGTCCCTGTCTGACCGTTTTGGTCTGTGGCTGGGGTTTCATGCCTGCTCGCAAGACGAATATCTGGAAATGATCCAAGGCTATTGCGCGGCCTATGGCGTGGCAATAGATGCCGAAACTCTGCGTGCTGAGGCGATCGAATGGGCCGCAACACGCGGCAGCCGGTCGGGTCGCGTGGCGTGGCAGTATTTCACCGATCTGGCCGGACGAACGGGCGTTTCCCTGTAAGTGAAACGCCCGCCTTTTGTTATTGCAGATAGGGCATCGGATCGACGCTGTCGAAATCCTTGCGCACTTCGAAATGCACAAACGCCGGATTGGCGGCGCGCACCTTGGCGATGGCTTGACCCCGACGCACACGGTCGCCTTTTTTCACTGTGATCTTGTCGATATTGGCATAGATCGTCAGCAGGTTGCCTTTGTGCCGGATCACAAGGATCGGCACCTGATCGGTATCGCGTGTAATCGCGGCCACGGTGCCGTCATCGGCGGCAATCACTGGTGTGCCGGCCTTGGCGGCGATGTCGATGCCGTCGCTTTTGGTCGAATAGGCACGAATGATGTTGCCCTGAACCGGAAACAACAGCCGTGCACTGCTGGCCGCTGCGGGTTTGCCGCCCCCCAGATTGGGCGAGGCAGGCGTGGCCGGTTTGGCCGCTGCCGGTTTTTCGGCGGGCAGGGGTTTGGTCGAACTTGGCGGCACCGGAACGGGTGTGCCTGTGCCCGGCGGGGTTACGTCATCGTTGGGGGGCGGGCTATTCCTGGCGACAGGGATCAACAAATATTGCCCTTCGCGCACCGTCAGATTGTTGCCAAGACCATTCCATTCCGCCAGCGAGCGCACCGAAACGTTGTAAAGCCGCGAGATCGAGTAAGCGGTTTCGCCGCGCTCGACCTTGTGACGGATCGGCTCGACACCAGATGGGATGTTAGCGTTTGCATTGGCCGGTTTGCTACCCGCCCGTTCAATCGCGCCACCGGCAAGGGTGGTGATGTCAACGGGTTCGGGTTGCAGTGGGCCGGAGGTGACAGCGCCCGTTGCCGGTGAAGGTTCGGTCACGCGGCGGGGCAGGGCGATGATTTCGTCCGGACGCAGTTGGGTATCGGGTGCCATGCCGTTGTAGCGGGCCAGCTCGGCCGGATCCAGACCAAGGCGGTTGGCAACACTGGTCAGGGTATCGCCACGACGCGCTACGGCGACCTGATAATTGGGATAGGAAATCACCCCGCGATCATCCGCTGGCGGGCGGGGCGCTGTGGCTTGCCTTGTGGCGTTGGAGGTATTGGGCGCATTGCCAAAATTGTTGCGCAGATCAAAGTCTAAATTGCTACAGCCCGACAGGGTGCTGAACATCGTCAGGGCCACACCTGAAAACAGGGCCCGCATCATAGGGGTTTGGCGTTTTGCCATTTGCTCGTTCCTCAAATACCGCGGCCCGTTTGTCGGACCTGTTATTGCTCTGTTTTATTCCTTGCCCAGACCTTCCAGCAGGGGCACGAAACGCACGGGTCTTAGTTCTTCATAGTCATAGCCTGTTTCATGGCGCACCACTTTTATCAGGCTTTGCACCGCCTGTTCCTGACCCACGGGTAGCACCATGATACCGCCAATTTTCATTTGCGCCAAGAGGGGACCGGGGGGATCCTCGGCGGCTGCGGTAACGATGATACGGTCAAACGGGGCCTGTTCGGGCAAACCATGGCTGCCGTCGGTGGTGATGGCGGTGATATTGGTCAGGTCCAGCTTGCGAAAAATCGCCTCGGCATCGCGCACCAGACGGCTGTAACGGTCCACGGTGTAGACACGGCGGGCCAGTTGGCTAAGGATCGCGGCCTGATAGCCCGAACCGGTGCCAACCTCCAGAACCTTGTCACGCGGTTGCACCTTCAGGGCTTGTGTCATGATACCGACAACCGAGGGCTGGCTAATGGTCTGGCCACAGGTAATCGGCAGGGGCATGTCTTCGTAGGTGCGGGCCTCGAACAGGCCTTTAATGAACGCGCCACGGTCGATTTTCTCCATCGCCGACAGCACGCGCCCATCGGTTACCCCCTTGGAACGCAAGGCAAAAAGGAATTGCATTTTGCGTTCGGCATCTTTCATTTTGGCAGGGCACCTTGCAGTGCTTGAACATCGTCATGGGCGGTCAGATCGGCCCGCATCGGGGTGATCGAGATATAGCCATCCAGACAGGCGGCGACATCGCTTCCGGGTTCTGTGGGTGTGTGTTGACTGCCGCCGCGCACCCAAAGGAATTTGCGCCCCGAGGGGGCGAAATGTGGCTCGACACTGAAATTCACATCACGCCGGTAGCCCTGAACGGTGGCTTTCATACCCTTGACGTCGGCGGCGGCGACAGGGGGGAAGTTGACGCTGTGGAACAGGCGGTAGTCGCCGTTTTGCGGCGGGGTATTGTCCAGAATGGCGCGCACGGTTGCGGTGCCATGAACCGCGGCGGCATTGAACGGATCGTCCAGTTCGGCGGTTTGTGGCCCAAGGTATTGCGACAGGGCAATTGCGGGCAGCCCCTGAAGCGCGGCTTCCAGCGCGCCGCCGATGGTGCCGGAATAGAGCGTGTTTTCGGCAGCGTTGTTGCCACGGTTCACACCCGACAACACCAGATCGGGCGGGTTGTCCTTCATCACGTCATGCAGGCCGGCAAGGATGCAGTCGGCCGGTGATCCTTCGGCGGCAAAGCGGCGTTCGGCCAGTTGCGCGATCATCATCGGGCGGGTGTAGGAAATGCAGTGCGATACGCCCGATTGCTCGAATGCGGGGGCGACGGTCCAGACTTCGCCATCCGGTCCGGCGATTTCGCTGGCAATGGCCATCATGGTCAGCAGGCCGGGGGCGTTGATGCCGTCGTCATTGGTGATCAGAATACGCATGGTTGGTTTGCCTTTGTTACCCTGTAGATTCAATAGGGCAAGGCGCAGGCGCGGTAAAGCGGCTGCTGTGTTTGCCCCCGTGCTGTGGCAGAAAAGAATCTATGCCTGCTGCGCGGATATTTGGGAAAAGAAGAAGCCTAAAGCTCGGCCAGTAGCCGCGCGGCTTCGTCATGGGGATCGGCCAGAGGCGAGCGATCCTCGCCGGGGTAGAAGCGGGCGCGCAGGGCGGTGGGCATCGGGTTTGGCGTGGCGATATGCACGCGGGGTCCGTTTTTGGCGGTTTCGGCCTGCCAACTGCGGGCCAGCGCGATTTGCGCGGCTTTGGTCGAGCCGTAAGCGCCAAAGAATTTCGCACCGCTGGTTGATGGATCGTCAAAGAAAAGTGCCGTGCCGTCACGGCCTAGCAGGGGCGCGACATAGGTAATCATGATGCCGGTGGCACGCACATTCAGCGCGATGGCCTTGTCCCAGTCCTTTGCGTCGATATGGTCGGCAGGCGACAGTTGGGTGTCGTGGATTGCAGTATGGATCCACAGTTTCACCCCGCCCCAACGGTCATGGATCGAGCGGCATAGGTGCTGCATGGCGGCGTCCTGTGTGATGTCCATCGGCGCCAGTGTAGCGGCCCCGCCTTTGGCCTTGATTCGGTCGTCCAGATCCTCCAGCCCGCCAACGGTGCGGGCCACGGCGACGATGTGGTAATCGGGGGCCAGGGCCTCGGCCAGGGCAAAGCCAAGGCCGCGCGAGGCGCCGGTGATCAGGGCGACGGATTCATCAGGATTTGTCATGTGTAGGTCTTTACCGTTTGTTGCGATGGTATGTTAGCGCCATTTCGATGCAATGCGCCAGAGCGTCATTTGGTAGCGGCTGATCAAGGCGGAAAAGCACCGCGCGGGTGCCCTGATAGGTGAAACTATCGGGGTAGATTTCGCGCATGGTGTTGACCAGCGTGGTTTTACAGTTGAAGAACAGCGCGCCATGATCCGGTTTGGCCGGTTTCCAGGCCATGCGGATGGTCGAGCCTGATTTGGTTTCCTCGGTCAGATAGGCCGGTTCGCCCCATTTCAGGGTTTCGGTCAGCGGGCCAACGGCGGGGTTTTGGGCCGCAGTTTGGAAGATCAGGCTGCGGACGTTCAGCAGGGTATAGCGGGCCAGTTCGGGGAAAGCATCAAAGGCGGCTTTGACGCAGGCGGGCAGGGGCAGGATCATTCCGCCGCCTTGATCTCAAACCCCTGTGCAATCATATCCGCCGGTTCCACCGGATATTCGCCGGAGAAACAGGCGTCGCAATATTGCGGGTAGTCGTTGTTTCGCCCCTTTGCTTCGCCTGCCGCGCGATAGAGGCCGTCCAGCGAGATGAAGCGCAGGCTGTCCACGCCCAGATGCGCGCGCATTTCTTCTTCGTTCATGTTGGCGGCCAGAAGTTTGTCGCGTTCGGGCGTGTCGACACCGTAGAAACAGGGCCACATGGTGGGCGGGGACGCGATGCGAAAATGCACTTCGGCGGCCCCTGCGTCCAGAATCATTTCCTTGATTTTGCGGGATGTTGTTCCGCGCACCACGCTGTCATCCACCAATATCACCCGCTTGCCTTTGATCAGTGCGCGGTTGACGTTCAGCTTCAGCAGCACGCCCATGTTGCGGATGCTTTCGGTGGGTTCGATAAAGGTGCGGCCGGTATACTGGTTGCGGATGATGCCCATCGCGTAGGGGATGCCGCTTTCCTGCGAATAGCCGATCGCGGCGGGGGTGCCGCTGTCGGGCACGGGGCAGACGATATCGGCATCCACAGGACATTCGCGGGCCAGTTCCACGCCGATCTGGCGGCGTGTTTCATAGATCGACTGACCACCGACGATGCTGTCGGGACGCGAGAAATAGACATGCTCAAAGATGCAAAAGCGCGGCTTGGCGGGGGCGAAGGGGCGGTGGCTCTCGACCCCTTCGGCGGTGATCACCACCATTTCGCCCGGTTCGATTTCGCGTACGAATTCCGCACCGATGATATCCAGCGCGCAGGTTTCCGACGACAATGCCCAGCCGGTATCGCCGATTTTCCCCAGCACCAGCGGGCGCACGCCCAAAGCATCGCGCACGCCGATCAGTTTGGTGCGGGTCATGGCGACGATGGAAAACGCGCCTTCGACACGGCGCAGGGCGTCCTTCATCCGTTCGGGGATGTTTTTCTGGAAGCTGCGGGCCATCAGGTGGATGATACATTCGCTGTCGCTGCTGGACTGGAAGATAGAGCCATGCTGGATCAGTTCCTTGCGCAGGGCGGCGGCGTTGGTGATGTTGCCGTTATGGGCAATCGCCGCCCCGCCCATCGCGAATTCGCCAAAGAACGGCTGAACATCGCGGATCACGGCGCCCTTTTTGCCGGCAGTGGAATAGCGCACATGGCCGATGGCCAGCGGGCCGGGCAGGGTTTCCATCAGGCTGGCTTTGGTGAAATTGTCACGCACATAGCCAAAGCGGCGGGCGGAATTGAAGCCCTGTTCGGGGTCATGGCTGACGATGCCGCCGGCCTCTTGCCCCCTGTGTTGCAGGGCATGCAGGCCAAGGGCGACGAAATTGGCGGCCTCGGCCTGACCGATCACGCCGAAAACGCCGCATTCCTCTTTCAGCTTGTCATCATCAAACGGGTGGCTTGGCAGCATTTTTTGCATTTCAGCAGTCGCTCCGAATCCCATGGCAGTGGTTCGCTTCCCTCTTTAGGGGGTCGCGGGCGGTCTGTCACCATATAGTAACAGACCTTAATTCGAAGCAGGCTTGTTGCATTCGCCAACCAGTTGGTCGTAACGCGAAGTGATCCAGCCGGGCGCATCCTCGGGGATGCTGTCGTTGATGCGGTCCTGCATTTTGGCAAAGACGCGGGCGGTGCGGCTGTCGTCGATCATCGGAATGGCCTGATCGGTGATCACGCGGTCATAGACCACCAGCGCAATGCCAACCAGCAGCAATCCGCGCGCCACGCCAAACAGGAAGCCAAGCCCCTGATCAATACCGCCAAGCGCCGAACGCTGGACGATCAAGGAAAACAGCGGGGTGATCAGCGACATCACAATCAATGCCACAGCAAACACAGCGGCAAAGGCGGCAATGCGGGACAATTCGCAGCTGTCTTTCAGGAAATCCCCCAGCACGGGGACTTCGCGCACCAGTGGTTCGGCCTGTGCGGCAAACATGAATGCCAGCACAGCGGCGACGACCCAGCCTGCAATCGACAGGCTTTCGCGTACAAACCCCCGCGAATATGCCAGAAGCGCAGACAGTATGATGACCACCGCCACCACTGCATCAATAATTGTAAAACCTTCCACGTCGTAATCTCCTAGCCTGCTTTGGACCGGTTAACCGGCACCGAAAATCTCGCCAACAAATGCCGTCAAATCCGGCATTTTCTGAATATTCAGCCCCCCGGCGCCAGAGGTTTTACCACCTGACGGCGCAATTGCACCCGAAAAACCAAGTTTTGCCGCTTCTTTCAAGCGGTTTTCTGTCTGGCCTACGGGTCGCAAAGCCCCTGATAGGCTAATTTCGCCAAAAACCACAGTGTCAGCGGGCAAAGCGGTGTCTTCGCGTGCCGACAGTAGCGCGGCTGCAACAGCCAGATCGGCGGCCGGTTCCGTAATCCGCATTCCGCCTGCAACGTTCAGATAGACATCAAGGCCGGTAAAGGGGATGCCGCAGCGCGCCTCAAGGACCGCCAGAATCATCGCCAGCCGGCCACTGTCCCAGCCGACAACCGCGCGGCGGGCCTGGCTGTGCGGGGACGGAGCGACCAGCGCCTGCAATTCGCACAACACGGGGCGGGTGCCCTCGATGCCGGCGAATACCACGGATCCGGGGGCGGGCTTGTCGCGCTCCGACAGGAACAGGGCCGAGGGGTTGGTGACCTCGGACAGGCCCGCGCCGGTCATTTCGAACACGCCGATTTCGTCGGCAGGGCCGAAACGGTTTTTAACGGCGCGCAGGATGCGGAACTGGTGGCCACGCTCGCCCTCGAAATAGAGCACGGTATCGACCATATGTTCGATCACCCGCGGGCCGGCGATTTGCCCGTCCTTGGTGACATGGCCCACCAGGATCACGGACATGCCGCGCCGTTTGGCGAATGTGGTCAGTTCATGGGCGGCGGCGCGCACTTGGGACACGCTGCCCGGTGCGCTTTCGACATTGTCGGCCCACATGGTCTGAATGGAATCGATGATTGCCAATTGCGGTTTTTCGGTTTCCAGCGTGGTCAGGATATCGCGCAGGTTGGTTTCGGTGGCCAGTTGCACCGGCGCATCGCGCAGGCCCAGACGGTCGGCCCGCATGCGCACCTGCGCGCTGGCCTCTTCGCCGGAAACATAGATGGTTTTCAATCCCTTGCGGGCGAAACTTGCAGCGGCTTGCAGCAACAGGGTGGATTTGCCGATGCCCGGATCGCCGCCAACCAGAATAGCCGAGGACGGCACAAGCCCGCCGCCAAGCACGCGGTCCAGTTCATCCATGCCGGAATGGGTGCGCGGCGGCGGCACCTCGTCGCTGGACAGATCGGTCAAGTTCAGGGCGCGGCCACGTTTGCCGCCCAGCGATTTTTTCGCAGGCCCTGCCGACAGCGGCGCTTCCTCGATAATCGAATTCCATTCGCCACAGGATTCGCAACGCCCCGACCATTTGGTCGAGGACGCGCCGCAGGCGTTACAGGTGAAGGTATGCGTTTTGGCCATAGGCCCTTTTGCCCCAGCTTTGCGGCCACATCAAGGCGTGCGTTTCTTCTCGGTCGCAAAAGAGATTGCCAACGAGGCCAGAATACAGCCGGTGAACAAATACAGCCCCCATGCGGTTTGCACCGTGCCCACGCCAATCCCCTTGGCCACCACCAGATAAAGCGCGATCAAGAAGATGTCGGCCATCGCCAGCCGCCCCAGCCAGTGCAACACCGGCAGCACCTTGCGATGCAGCAGATGAAAGTGGATCAGGGCAAGGCCGATGGTTTTCATATAAGGGGCGAAAATCGCGAAAAACGTCACCAGCAGGGCCAAAAACACATCGGATTCCCACAGCGATTGCAGGCCGGTGATCACCGATATTTCGTTCAGGTCAAAGAAATAGGGCATCATGCCGCCCAAAACCCCCGCCCGCAACATCGGTGCAAACCACGCGATCGGGAACAGCACGATCAGCGACAGGTTGGCGATTTTCAAAAACAGGTTCACAAGCTTACTCCACCCCGAAATGATTGGGCATAGCTGTGCCCATGCTGATACTTATGGGGCCTAAAACCATGCCACAATGCTTGAAGCGCGAAAATTCCGCCCTATGGGTCAGCGCACCGCCTCGATCGGCCCTTCGGCGCGGCCGTGGATGAACTGGTCCAGATAGGGATCGCCGGATGCGTCCATATCCGCCACCGGACCGGTCCACTGGATCACCCCGCCGTGCAGCATTGCCACCTTGTCGGCAATGGCGCGAACCG is a window encoding:
- the tatB gene encoding Sec-independent protein translocase protein TatB; translation: MFDIGWTELLVIGIVALIVVGPKDLPGMFRTLGRFTGKAKAMARDFQSAMNEAADSAGVKDVADDLKNVTSKKALGLDALDEVATKFENWDPMTPEAQAKAAETKAAEKAKKAALVKERTEAAKKMHAATAKAKDGKTAAKPAAKPKAKAPAKPKAKAAAKPKAPAKPKTAKPKAPAKPKAKAAKPKAKSGDKA
- a CDS encoding CvpA family protein; this encodes MEGFTIIDAVVAVVIILSALLAYSRGFVRESLSIAGWVVAAVLAFMFAAQAEPLVREVPVLGDFLKDSCELSRIAAFAAVFAVALIVMSLITPLFSLIVQRSALGGIDQGLGFLFGVARGLLLVGIALVVYDRVITDQAIPMIDDSRTARVFAKMQDRINDSIPEDAPGWITSRYDQLVGECNKPASN
- a CDS encoding helix-turn-helix transcriptional regulator, which encodes MSRKDRLFEMIQILRDGRLHRAQDMAERLEVSVRTIYRDMDKLIASGVPVEGERGLGYSMTAPITLPPLNLTMTELEAFHLGMDVVAKSSDAELAEAAKSLIAKVDIVLPEDRDAPALGWGFAANPLEDAAKGFKYMPTLRAAIRMHHKVRLGYHNETGEMTERVVRPLQLEYWGRVWTVIAWCELRADFRVFRVDRMRDVSVLPSQFGDDLGKTLSDYLEGLGE
- a CDS encoding SDR family NAD(P)-dependent oxidoreductase; this translates as MTNPDESVALITGASRGLGFALAEALAPDYHIVAVARTVGGLEDLDDRIKAKGGAATLAPMDITQDAAMQHLCRSIHDRWGGVKLWIHTAIHDTQLSPADHIDAKDWDKAIALNVRATGIMITYVAPLLGRDGTALFFDDPSTSGAKFFGAYGSTKAAQIALARSWQAETAKNGPRVHIATPNPMPTALRARFYPGEDRSPLADPHDEAARLLAEL
- the radA gene encoding DNA repair protein RadA produces the protein MAKTHTFTCNACGASSTKWSGRCESCGEWNSIIEEAPLSAGPAKKSLGGKRGRALNLTDLSSDEVPPPRTHSGMDELDRVLGGGLVPSSAILVGGDPGIGKSTLLLQAAASFARKGLKTIYVSGEEASAQVRMRADRLGLRDAPVQLATETNLRDILTTLETEKPQLAIIDSIQTMWADNVESAPGSVSQVRAAAHELTTFAKRRGMSVILVGHVTKDGQIAGPRVIEHMVDTVLYFEGERGHQFRILRAVKNRFGPADEIGVFEMTGAGLSEVTNPSALFLSERDKPAPGSVVFAGIEGTRPVLCELQALVAPSPHSQARRAVVGWDSGRLAMILAVLEARCGIPFTGLDVYLNVAGGMRITEPAADLAVAAALLSAREDTALPADTVVFGEISLSGALRPVGQTENRLKEAAKLGFSGAIAPSGGKTSGAGGLNIQKMPDLTAFVGEIFGAG
- a CDS encoding protein-L-isoaspartate(D-aspartate) O-methyltransferase; the protein is MKDAERKMQFLFALRSKGVTDGRVLSAMEKIDRGAFIKGLFEARTYEDMPLPITCGQTISQPSVVGIMTQALKVQPRDKVLEVGTGSGYQAAILSQLARRVYTVDRYSRLVRDAEAIFRKLDLTNITAITTDGSHGLPEQAPFDRIIVTAAAEDPPGPLLAQMKIGGIMVLPVGQEQAVQSLIKVVRHETGYDYEELRPVRFVPLLEGLGKE
- a CDS encoding peptidoglycan DD-metalloendopeptidase family protein, with product MAKRQTPMMRALFSGVALTMFSTLSGCSNLDFDLRNNFGNAPNTSNATRQATAPRPPADDRGVISYPNYQVAVARRGDTLTSVANRLGLDPAELARYNGMAPDTQLRPDEIIALPRRVTEPSPATGAVTSGPLQPEPVDITTLAGGAIERAGSKPANANANIPSGVEPIRHKVERGETAYSISRLYNVSVRSLAEWNGLGNNLTVREGQYLLIPVARNSPPPNDDVTPPGTGTPVPVPPSSTKPLPAEKPAAAKPATPASPNLGGGKPAAASSARLLFPVQGNIIRAYSTKSDGIDIAAKAGTPVIAADDGTVAAITRDTDQVPILVIRHKGNLLTIYANIDKITVKKGDRVRRGQAIAKVRAANPAFVHFEVRKDFDSVDPMPYLQ
- a CDS encoding ATP-binding protein, with protein sequence MSGKALKRIAAALERISPKPAKAPDFSAADAFVWQVDPDHLEPVAKVNRIALDLLVGVDRARDTLLVNTLQFARGLPANNALLWGARGMGKSSLVKAIHAAVLEQGLALKIVEVQREDLPSIGRLLALLRDADDRFLLFCDDLSFSHDDEHYKSLKAVLDGGVIGRPENVVFYATSNRRHLMPRDMIENERGSAINPSEAVEEKVSLSDRFGLWLGFHACSQDEYLEMIQGYCAAYGVAIDAETLRAEAIEWAATRGSRSGRVAWQYFTDLAGRTGVSL
- a CDS encoding twin-arginine translocase TatA/TatE family subunit, with translation MLNNIGLPGLLLIAVVVLVLFGRGKIASLMGEVGKGISSFKKGVSEGKKELEDTAVAAKDVTPEDEKEKDKDEA
- a CDS encoding paraquat-inducible protein A — its product is MNLFLKIANLSLIVLFPIAWFAPMLRAGVLGGMMPYFFDLNEISVITGLQSLWESDVFLALLVTFFAIFAPYMKTIGLALIHFHLLHRKVLPVLHWLGRLAMADIFLIALYLVVAKGIGVGTVQTAWGLYLFTGCILASLAISFATEKKRTP
- the tatC gene encoding twin-arginine translocase subunit TatC, producing the protein MTDEVEDSTAPLIEHLAELRNRIIYSVIAFIVGMVICFSFGSWILDFLLTPIEKTMRELGDPNPVMQFTAPQEYFFTLIRISMVFGLGLSFPVIAYQMWRFVAPGLYKNEKSAFLPFIIASPALFILGAAFSHYIVIPMAMTFFLGFADASSIFTAFQPQDGTVATDNGVQIVFQGKVNETLDITLKMMVAFGLCFQLPVLLTLMGKAGLVSAKGLRGVRKYAIVGILVLAAIVTPPDVITQLVLFVVVFGLYEVSIHLVAYVERKREAKLRAEGLWFDDDEDEDDGAETEENDPLMDEFDEDEAEEEGYFKEDGK
- a CDS encoding DUF1801 domain-containing protein, whose amino-acid sequence is MILPLPACVKAAFDAFPELARYTLLNVRSLIFQTAAQNPAVGPLTETLKWGEPAYLTEETKSGSTIRMAWKPAKPDHGALFFNCKTTLVNTMREIYPDSFTYQGTRAVLFRLDQPLPNDALAHCIEMALTYHRNKR
- the purF gene encoding amidophosphoribosyltransferase, which encodes MLPSHPFDDDKLKEECGVFGVIGQAEAANFVALGLHALQHRGQEAGGIVSHDPEQGFNSARRFGYVRDNFTKASLMETLPGPLAIGHVRYSTAGKKGAVIRDVQPFFGEFAMGGAAIAHNGNITNAAALRKELIQHGSIFQSSSDSECIIHLMARSFQKNIPERMKDALRRVEGAFSIVAMTRTKLIGVRDALGVRPLVLGKIGDTGWALSSETCALDIIGAEFVREIEPGEMVVITAEGVESHRPFAPAKPRFCIFEHVYFSRPDSIVGGQSIYETRRQIGVELARECPVDADIVCPVPDSGTPAAIGYSQESGIPYAMGIIRNQYTGRTFIEPTESIRNMGVLLKLNVNRALIKGKRVILVDDSVVRGTTSRKIKEMILDAGAAEVHFRIASPPTMWPCFYGVDTPERDKLLAANMNEEEMRAHLGVDSLRFISLDGLYRAAGEAKGRNNDYPQYCDACFSGEYPVEPADMIAQGFEIKAAE
- the surE gene encoding 5'/3'-nucleotidase SurE, which produces MRILITNDDGINAPGLLTMMAIASEIAGPDGEVWTVAPAFEQSGVSHCISYTRPMMIAQLAERRFAAEGSPADCILAGLHDVMKDNPPDLVLSGVNRGNNAAENTLYSGTIGGALEAALQGLPAIALSQYLGPQTAELDDPFNAAAVHGTATVRAILDNTPPQNGDYRLFHSVNFPPVAAADVKGMKATVQGYRRDVNFSVEPHFAPSGRKFLWVRGGSQHTPTEPGSDVAACLDGYISITPMRADLTAHDDVQALQGALPK